One region of Roseovarius faecimaris genomic DNA includes:
- the queA gene encoding tRNA preQ1(34) S-adenosylmethionine ribosyltransferase-isomerase QueA, with translation MKLSDFDFDLPDRLIATRPANPRSSARLLVAEGGTIRDARVIELPDFLNPGDRLILNDTKVIPARLSGTRTRAGAQEGGVAKIEVTLLSPTPEGDWSALIKPLKKVRDGEVIAFGEGFEATLMDRADGQARLRFNLTGEDFEAALARVGAMPLPPYIEAKRKADERDKQDYQTVFARELGAVAAPTASLHFDEALLEALRRRGVDFTHVTLHVGAGTFLPVKVDDVTTHKMHAEWGQVSAEAADEIAATRAAGGRIIPVGTTALRLIETAARETGVVRAWEGDTDIFIYPGFEFRATDALMTNFHLPKSTLMMLVSALMGQDRIRDIYAHAVAENYRFFSYGDSSLLIPEKNTVIGGKLMKA, from the coding sequence ATGAAGCTGAGCGATTTCGATTTCGACTTGCCGGACAGGCTGATTGCCACGCGCCCGGCCAATCCGCGCAGTTCGGCGCGCCTGTTGGTGGCCGAGGGCGGCACGATCCGGGATGCGCGGGTGATCGAGCTGCCCGATTTTCTCAACCCCGGCGACCGTCTGATCCTGAATGACACCAAGGTGATCCCGGCGCGGCTGAGTGGCACGCGCACGCGGGCAGGCGCGCAGGAGGGGGGTGTTGCGAAGATCGAGGTCACGCTGCTGTCGCCCACGCCGGAGGGGGACTGGAGCGCGCTGATCAAGCCGCTGAAGAAGGTCAGGGATGGCGAGGTGATCGCCTTTGGAGAGGGGTTTGAGGCCACGCTGATGGACCGGGCCGATGGTCAGGCGCGGCTCAGGTTCAACCTGACGGGGGAGGATTTCGAGGCAGCACTTGCGCGGGTGGGGGCGATGCCGCTGCCGCCCTATATCGAGGCCAAGCGCAAGGCCGATGAGCGCGACAAGCAAGATTACCAGACGGTGTTCGCCCGCGAATTGGGGGCCGTGGCCGCGCCCACCGCGTCGCTGCATTTCGACGAGGCGCTGCTGGAGGCGTTGCGCAGGCGCGGCGTCGATTTCACCCATGTCACGCTGCATGTGGGGGCGGGCACCTTCCTGCCGGTGAAGGTGGATGACGTGACCACTCACAAGATGCATGCCGAATGGGGGCAGGTGAGCGCCGAGGCCGCCGACGAGATCGCCGCGACGCGCGCGGCGGGGGGGCGGATCATCCCGGTGGGGACCACCGCCCTGCGCCTGATTGAGACCGCGGCGCGCGAGACGGGCGTGGTGCGCGCCTGGGAAGGCGACACGGATATCTTCATCTATCCGGGCTTTGAGTTTCGGGCCACCGATGCGCTGATGACCAATTTCCACTTGCCCAAATCGACGCTGATGATGCTTGTATCCGCGCTGATGGGCCAGGATCGCATCCGCGATATTTATGCCCATGCGGTTGCGGAAAATTACCGTTTTTTCAGCTATGGTGATTCTTCATTGTTGATCCCGGAGAAAAACACTGTCATCGGCGGCAAATTGATGAAAGCCTGA
- a CDS encoding AsmA-like C-terminal region-containing protein has translation MSEPAKEADPKGSPEADAAKPRRGWLRRCALWLGVPLVVLALVGAVGLFSILGKPVSAPGWLRDEVSTRINSGLTGPQLRFGDVAFVLERDWVPRLVMRNLMISDARGERLAILSDVDGTVALRPLLRGEIRPATIRLSGATLRLRRSEDGNIGLALGDSPETVEDAPSLAGLIQEVDRFLLRPDFAALKRVEAENLTVQYEDARARRNWTVDGGRIELSRERKRLQLRGDFVLLGNRGYATTLEMNYSGQIGETAAEFGVSFDDMPARDMAGQTPALAFLDALDAPMSGALRASVMEDGRLGPLNATLQIGAGAVQPTEAARPIPFSRARTYLTFDPLTQTMQVSEAFVESKWVTARVEGKAFLIGLDEGWPTELWTQFRVSELSANPAALYAEPVSVEGATMDAKLRLDPFELTLGEMSFSDQGQRLILTGRAGAGPEGWSVALDGRMDGLTPERMLQLWPESVKAPTRNWIRDNVRGAKMSDIQLALRSSPKSRPDLFLGFDFEELETRFIKDVPVIKGAAGHGSLYDKRFVLSADRGHVTAAQGGKVDIAGTSFIVTDTSQQQAPAEVRLSTSSTVTAALSLLDSGPFRFLQKAGQPVTLADGRAEVQGLLNFRLKQKVAPGDVTYDIRATARDVRSETLVPGRVLASPRLAVTAKDGELSIAGDGRIGAVPASGAWSTRIGKDADGSSVLNGTVELSERFADEFNIGLPPGSISGNGQGDLTIRFRKGEPGKFALRSDLAGLGLSLPPLGWALSQSGRGALEVLGSLGSPPEINQLSLNAAGLQAEGSIGLRPDGGLERARFSRVRVGSWLDAPVDLIGRGGNAAPAVQVRGGMIDMRQTSLGGSGESGQSSGQTGPLSLSLDRLQISDGIALTNFQAELDMSKGADGRFSGQVNGGARVTGVVLPHQGRSAFRILSQDAGSVMKSAGLLKNARDGEMDLTLFPATAKGSYNGKLTVEQMRLKDAPALAALFNTLSVVGLLEQLGGEGIHFGQVEADFQLTPTQVILERGSAVGASMGISMDGFYDLGSGQMNMQGVFSPLYLVNAVGGLFTRKGEGLIGFNYELTGPASDPRVTVNPLSLLTPGMFRELFRRPPPKVQR, from the coding sequence ATGAGCGAGCCCGCCAAAGAGGCAGACCCGAAAGGCAGCCCCGAGGCCGATGCGGCCAAGCCGCGCCGCGGGTGGCTGCGGCGCTGCGCGTTGTGGCTGGGCGTGCCGCTGGTGGTGCTGGCGCTTGTCGGGGCGGTGGGGCTTTTTTCGATCCTGGGCAAGCCGGTCAGCGCGCCGGGCTGGTTGCGCGACGAGGTGTCGACCCGGATCAACAGCGGCCTGACCGGTCCGCAGCTGCGTTTTGGCGATGTGGCCTTTGTGCTGGAACGCGACTGGGTGCCGCGGCTGGTGATGCGCAACCTGATGATCTCGGATGCACGGGGCGAGCGGCTGGCGATCCTGTCGGATGTGGATGGGACGGTGGCCCTGCGCCCGTTGCTGCGCGGCGAGATACGTCCAGCGACGATCCGACTGTCGGGGGCCACGCTGAGATTGCGGCGCAGCGAGGACGGCAATATCGGCCTGGCCCTGGGGGACAGCCCCGAGACGGTGGAGGACGCGCCCAGCCTGGCGGGGCTCATTCAGGAGGTTGACCGGTTCCTGCTGCGGCCCGATTTCGCGGCGCTCAAACGGGTGGAGGCCGAGAACCTCACGGTGCAATACGAAGATGCGCGCGCGCGGCGCAACTGGACGGTCGATGGCGGGCGGATCGAGCTGTCGCGGGAGCGCAAGCGGTTGCAGTTGCGGGGGGATTTCGTGCTGCTGGGCAATCGCGGCTATGCCACCACGCTGGAGATGAACTATTCGGGCCAGATCGGTGAGACGGCGGCGGAGTTCGGCGTGAGCTTTGACGACATGCCCGCCCGAGACATGGCCGGCCAGACCCCGGCTCTGGCGTTTCTGGATGCGCTGGATGCGCCGATGTCCGGAGCGCTGCGGGCCTCGGTGATGGAGGATGGCCGTCTGGGGCCGCTGAACGCGACCTTGCAGATCGGCGCGGGCGCGGTGCAGCCGACAGAGGCGGCACGGCCGATCCCGTTCAGCCGCGCGCGCACCTATCTGACCTTCGATCCGCTGACCCAGACCATGCAGGTCAGCGAAGCCTTTGTCGAAAGCAAGTGGGTCACGGCACGGGTCGAGGGCAAGGCGTTTCTGATTGGTCTGGACGAGGGCTGGCCGACGGAGTTGTGGACGCAGTTCCGGGTGTCCGAGCTGTCGGCCAATCCGGCCGCGCTTTATGCCGAGCCGGTTTCGGTGGAAGGCGCGACGATGGATGCGAAGCTGCGGCTTGATCCGTTCGAGCTGACGCTGGGCGAGATGAGCTTTTCCGATCAGGGTCAACGGCTGATCCTGACGGGCCGGGCCGGGGCGGGGCCGGAGGGCTGGTCGGTTGCGCTGGACGGGCGGATGGACGGGCTGACGCCGGAGCGGATGCTTCAGCTCTGGCCCGAAAGCGTCAAGGCGCCGACGCGCAACTGGATCCGCGACAATGTGCGCGGGGCGAAGATGAGTGACATTCAGCTTGCCCTGCGGTCCAGCCCCAAGAGCCGCCCTGATCTGTTTCTTGGCTTCGATTTCGAAGAGCTGGAGACGCGGTTTATCAAGGATGTGCCGGTGATCAAGGGGGCGGCGGGGCATGGCTCGCTCTATGACAAGCGGTTCGTGCTGTCGGCGGATCGCGGGCATGTGACGGCGGCGCAGGGCGGAAAGGTGGATATCGCTGGCACCAGCTTTATCGTGACCGACACGTCACAGCAGCAGGCCCCGGCAGAGGTGCGGCTGTCCACGTCGAGCACGGTCACCGCCGCGCTGTCGCTACTGGATTCGGGGCCGTTCCGGTTCCTGCAGAAGGCGGGTCAGCCGGTGACCCTGGCCGATGGGCGGGCCGAGGTGCAGGGGCTGCTGAATTTCCGGCTGAAGCAGAAGGTGGCGCCCGGGGATGTGACCTATGATATCCGCGCCACGGCACGCGATGTGCGCTCCGAGACGCTGGTGCCGGGGCGGGTGCTCGCGTCGCCGCGACTGGCGGTGACGGCCAAGGACGGAGAGCTGAGCATCGCGGGTGACGGGCGGATCGGGGCTGTGCCTGCCTCGGGCGCGTGGTCCACCCGGATCGGCAAGGACGCGGATGGCAGCAGCGTGCTGAACGGGACAGTGGAATTGTCGGAACGCTTTGCCGACGAGTTCAACATCGGCCTGCCCCCCGGCTCGATCAGCGGAAACGGGCAGGGCGATCTGACCATCCGGTTCCGCAAGGGCGAGCCCGGCAAGTTCGCCCTGCGGTCGGATCTGGCGGGGCTGGGGCTGAGCCTGCCGCCGCTGGGCTGGGCATTGTCGCAGAGCGGGCGCGGCGCGCTGGAGGTGCTGGGCTCGCTCGGGTCGCCGCCCGAGATCAACCAGCTTTCGCTGAATGCGGCGGGATTGCAGGCCGAGGGCAGCATCGGCCTGAGGCCGGATGGCGGGCTGGAGCGGGCGCGGTTTTCCCGGGTGCGTGTGGGCAGCTGGCTGGATGCGCCGGTGGACCTGATCGGGCGCGGCGGCAATGCGGCGCCCGCCGTGCAGGTGCGGGGCGGCATGATCGACATGCGCCAGACCTCGCTGGGCGGCAGCGGGGAGAGCGGCCAGAGCAGCGGGCAAACCGGGCCGCTGAGCCTGAGCCTTGACCGGTTGCAGATTTCCGACGGGATCGCGCTGACCAATTTCCAGGCCGAACTGGATATGTCGAAAGGCGCCGACGGGCGTTTTTCGGGGCAGGTGAATGGCGGCGCCAGGGTGACGGGCGTGGTCCTGCCGCATCAGGGGCGCAGCGCCTTTCGCATCCTGTCGCAGGATGCCGGCAGTGTGATGAAATCGGCGGGGCTCTTGAAAAACGCGCGTGACGGTGAGATGGACCTCACGCTTTTCCCGGCGACCGCGAAAGGCAGCTACAACGGCAAGCTCACGGTCGAGCAGATGCGGCTCAAGGATGCCCCGGCGCTGGCCGCGCTGTTCAACACGCTGAGTGTCGTGGGGCTTCTGGAGCAGCTTGGCGGCGAAGGCATTCATTTTGGCCAGGTGGAGGCGGATTTTCAGCTGACGCCGACGCAGGTGATCCTGGAACGGGGCAGTGCGGTGGGCGCGTCGATGGGGATTTCGATGGACGGGTTTTATGACTTGGGCAGTGGACAGATGAACATGCAGGGGGTCTTTTCGCCGCTGTATCTGGTGAATGCGGTTGGCGGGCTTTTTACCCGCAAGGGCGAGGGGCTCATCGGGTTTAATTACGAGCTGACCGGGCCTGCCTCGGATCCGCGCGTGACGGTGAACCCGCTGTCGCTGCTGACGCCGGGGATGTTCCGCGAGCTGTTCCGCCGTCCGCCGCCGAAGGTGCAGAGATGA
- a CDS encoding peroxiredoxin has translation MPETTDIAPDFTLPRDGGGEVTLSSLKPKSVVLFFYPRDDTSGCTKEAIGFTDAAGEFEAAGAVVLGISKDSIAKHDKFRDKHGLGVALLSDEDSDVCERYDVWKEKSMYGKKFFGIERSTFLIDGTGKIARVWRKVKVPGHVDEVLEAARAL, from the coding sequence ATGCCCGAAACCACCGATATCGCCCCCGACTTCACCCTGCCCCGTGACGGCGGCGGCGAGGTGACGCTGTCATCGCTCAAACCCAAATCCGTTGTCCTCTTCTTCTACCCGCGCGACGACACGTCCGGCTGCACCAAAGAGGCCATCGGCTTCACCGACGCGGCGGGCGAATTCGAGGCCGCAGGCGCGGTCGTGCTCGGCATCTCCAAGGACAGCATCGCCAAACATGACAAGTTCCGCGACAAACACGGGCTCGGCGTGGCCCTTCTGTCGGATGAAGACAGCGATGTTTGCGAACGCTACGACGTCTGGAAGGAAAAGAGCATGTATGGCAAGAAATTCTTCGGCATCGAGCGCTCCACCTTCCTGATCGACGGGACCGGCAAGATCGCCCGCGTCTGGCGCAAGGTGAAAGTGCCCGGCCATGTGGACGAGGTGCTTGAGGCGGCGCGCGCGCTGTGA
- a CDS encoding ferritin-like domain-containing protein has translation MAVEVLTTADGRAKTALSRRHAATWFAARAAGEVIPLGNASPPLRPARPDKPALLDPRDVPRRRPGSPQGRIALLHAVAHIELNAVDLHWDIIARFSDVKMPAGFYDDWVKAADEESKHFNLISDCLEALGSHYGALPAHAGMWRAAEDTIDDFMGRLAVVPMVLEARGLDVTPGMIEIFEKAGETQAVDAMQVIYAEEVAHVAYGSKWFHFLCGRHDLDPKEVFHSLVRRYFHGPLKPPFNEEKRAEAGLPPDFYWPLADHPDANR, from the coding sequence ATGGCCGTCGAGGTGCTGACCACCGCCGATGGCCGCGCCAAGACCGCCCTTTCGCGCAGGCATGCCGCCACCTGGTTTGCCGCGCGCGCGGCGGGTGAGGTGATCCCGCTCGGCAATGCCTCCCCGCCTCTGCGCCCGGCGCGCCCCGACAAACCGGCGCTCCTCGACCCGCGCGACGTGCCCCGCCGCCGCCCCGGCAGCCCGCAGGGGCGCATCGCCCTTCTGCATGCCGTGGCGCATATCGAACTGAACGCCGTGGACCTGCACTGGGACATCATCGCGCGGTTTTCTGATGTCAAAATGCCAGCCGGATTCTATGATGACTGGGTCAAGGCGGCAGATGAAGAATCAAAACATTTCAATCTGATATCCGACTGTCTTGAAGCACTCGGCAGCCATTACGGCGCCCTGCCTGCCCATGCCGGAATGTGGCGCGCCGCCGAGGATACGATCGATGATTTCATGGGCCGCCTGGCCGTGGTGCCGATGGTGCTGGAGGCGCGCGGCCTCGACGTGACCCCCGGCATGATCGAGATTTTCGAAAAGGCAGGCGAAACCCAGGCGGTCGATGCCATGCAGGTCATCTATGCCGAAGAGGTCGCGCATGTCGCCTATGGCTCCAAGTGGTTTCACTTCCTCTGCGGGCGGCATGATCTCGACCCCAAAGAGGTGTTCCACAGCCTTGTGCGGCGCTATTTTCACGGCCCGCTCAAGCCGCCCTTCAACGAGGAAAAACGCGCCGAGGCGGGCCTGCCGCCCGACTTCTACTGGCCCCTTGCCGACCACCCTGACGCGAACCGTTAG
- a CDS encoding M23 family metallopeptidase, with product MRSKIAIKMDAFLERYFPERRVFLKSDTDTRFIRLRPASQLMAFLGCSAIVAWAIIATAILIMDSIGSGNFREQAKRDQRTYETRLNALSAERDLRAEEAIAAQERFNTALREISKMQSELLASETRRREMETGIEVIQATLRKVMNERNDAREEAQQLALALEENGGQTGVTGDKGGLNQQALNFLTAALEDTASARDTITENAQEALLAADEMALQIELMKDQNNQIFRQLEEAMTISVEPLDKMFRAAGLNTESLLNTVRRGYSGQGGPLTPLSFSTRGGDPSEDTLRANRLLSQMDRLNMYRIAAQKAPFALPVKSAFRYTSGFGMRWGRMHNGTDFAAPHGTPIYATADGVVTHAGWQSGYGRLVKIQHEFGIETRYAHNSKLFVQEGQRVSRGQKIAAMGNTGRSTGTHLHYEIRVGGKPVNPMIYIKAANDVF from the coding sequence TTGCGAAGCAAAATTGCGATCAAGATGGATGCGTTTCTGGAGCGGTATTTTCCTGAGCGACGCGTCTTTCTGAAATCCGATACGGACACGCGGTTCATCCGCCTCCGTCCTGCCTCACAACTCATGGCCTTCCTGGGCTGCTCGGCCATTGTCGCCTGGGCGATCATCGCCACCGCGATCCTGATCATGGACAGCATCGGCTCGGGCAATTTCCGCGAACAGGCCAAGCGCGATCAGCGCACCTATGAAACCCGGCTCAACGCCCTGTCCGCCGAACGCGACCTGCGCGCCGAAGAGGCGATTGCCGCCCAGGAGCGTTTCAATACCGCGCTTCGGGAAATCTCCAAGATGCAGTCGGAGCTTCTGGCCTCCGAGACCCGCCGCCGCGAGATGGAAACCGGCATCGAGGTGATCCAGGCCACCCTGCGCAAAGTGATGAACGAGCGCAACGATGCCCGCGAAGAAGCACAACAGCTCGCGCTCGCCCTCGAAGAAAACGGCGGTCAGACAGGCGTGACCGGCGACAAGGGCGGGCTGAACCAGCAGGCGCTGAACTTCCTGACCGCAGCACTTGAGGACACCGCCAGCGCCCGCGACACGATCACCGAAAATGCGCAGGAGGCGCTTCTGGCCGCCGATGAGATGGCGCTTCAGATCGAGTTGATGAAAGACCAGAACAACCAGATCTTCCGTCAGCTCGAAGAGGCCATGACCATCTCGGTCGAGCCGCTCGACAAGATGTTCCGCGCCGCCGGGCTCAACACCGAAAGCCTGCTGAACACCGTCCGCCGCGGCTATTCCGGCCAGGGCGGCCCGCTGACCCCGCTCAGCTTCTCCACCCGCGGGGGCGACCCCTCGGAAGACACGCTGCGCGCCAACCGGCTTCTCAGCCAGATGGACCGGCTCAACATGTACCGGATCGCGGCGCAAAAGGCCCCCTTCGCCCTGCCGGTCAAATCCGCGTTCCGCTACACGTCGGGCTTTGGCATGCGCTGGGGCCGGATGCATAACGGCACGGATTTCGCAGCCCCCCACGGCACGCCGATCTATGCCACCGCCGATGGTGTCGTCACCCATGCGGGCTGGCAGTCAGGCTACGGCCGCCTCGTGAAGATCCAGCACGAGTTCGGCATCGAGACCCGCTATGCCCATAATTCGAAACTGTTCGTTCAAGAGGGCCAAAGGGTCTCGCGCGGACAGAAGATTGCTGCTATGGGGAACACTGGACGTTCTACCGGCACTCATCTACATTACGAAATCCGTGTCGGCGGCAAACCCGTCAACCCCATGATCTATATCAAGGCAGCGAACGATGTTTTCTAA
- a CDS encoding bactofilin family protein, with amino-acid sequence MFSKSKINDPAPKPEEATRPAAPAPKTDANPAAAEFKAAAPKAKPPASVLSSDLHVTGNLKTTGDIQVEGTVEGDIRAHLLTIGEGATIKGEVIADDVVINGRIVGRVRGLKVRLTSTARVEGDIIHKTIAIESGAHFEGSVQRQDDPLNAKSKNPNPAAAAASSDAAKG; translated from the coding sequence ATGTTTTCTAAAAGCAAAATCAACGACCCGGCCCCGAAACCTGAGGAGGCCACCCGGCCCGCCGCCCCTGCGCCCAAGACGGATGCAAATCCCGCCGCGGCAGAGTTCAAGGCCGCAGCCCCCAAAGCCAAGCCGCCCGCATCGGTGCTTTCGTCGGATCTGCATGTGACCGGCAACCTCAAGACCACCGGCGATATCCAGGTCGAAGGCACTGTCGAAGGCGATATTCGCGCGCATCTTCTGACCATCGGCGAAGGCGCCACCATCAAAGGCGAAGTGATCGCCGATGACGTGGTGATCAATGGCCGCATCGTGGGCCGTGTGCGTGGCCTTAAGGTGCGCCTGACCTCGACCGCCCGCGTCGAAGGCGACATCATCCACAAGACCATCGCAATCGAAAGCGGCGCGCATTTCGAAGGCTCGGTGCAGCGTCAGGATGACCCGCTCAACGCCAAGTCGAAAAACCCGAACCCGGCCGCCGCCGCCGCATCTTCGGACGCCGCCAAAGGCTGA
- a CDS encoding DUF4242 domain-containing protein: MKRYIIERDIPGIGEFSMTELCGAARASNQALASVGPGIQWQHSYVAGDKTFCVYLAESEDEIKQHAELSGIPFSKVTEVSQIIDPLTANN; this comes from the coding sequence ATGAAACGCTACATCATCGAACGTGACATTCCTGGTATCGGAGAGTTTTCCATGACCGAGCTGTGCGGCGCGGCACGCGCATCGAACCAGGCCCTTGCCAGCGTCGGCCCGGGCATTCAGTGGCAGCATTCCTATGTTGCGGGCGACAAGACGTTCTGTGTCTATCTCGCGGAGAGCGAGGATGAGATCAAGCAACATGCGGAACTGAGCGGCATCCCGTTCAGCAAGGTCACCGAAGTGTCCCAGATCATCGACCCGCTGACCGCCAATAACTGA
- a CDS encoding LysR family transcriptional regulator, which produces MTPVTHLKSLQALEMAIREGSLKAAAEALGITSAAVGQRIRALEDYLGTDLLLRGRSGLSPTPELLEALADLRAGFAALERVTEVLDFQRMSEIHVVADPDWTELWLMPRLTEFRQMYPNVLFCINGAGDVPIRIGTPDLRITYANGPGEVLFRDVLIPVTGPDNPRRIAVGEAYPMEGMPLLHLKAQLEDPAHPGWPHWFDLFGQRETGIDRGVRYPHARLALKAVRENVGFLVCGLSLMTRDIAEGRIVTPFPLSQSIPAPLPYQLTVRHDSGKRPQIQKFVSWLRDAAAQTQAEIDRMTSA; this is translated from the coding sequence ATGACCCCTGTCACGCACCTGAAATCCCTTCAGGCCCTCGAAATGGCGATCCGCGAAGGATCGCTCAAAGCTGCGGCCGAGGCATTGGGAATCACCTCCGCAGCGGTCGGACAGCGCATTCGCGCGCTGGAGGATTATCTTGGTACCGACCTGCTGCTCAGGGGGCGCTCCGGCCTCTCTCCGACGCCGGAACTTCTTGAGGCGCTGGCCGATCTGCGGGCCGGGTTCGCGGCACTCGAACGTGTGACCGAGGTGCTCGATTTTCAGCGCATGTCCGAGATTCATGTGGTCGCCGATCCGGACTGGACCGAGCTGTGGCTGATGCCCCGCCTGACCGAATTCCGGCAGATGTATCCCAATGTCCTCTTTTGCATCAATGGCGCCGGAGACGTGCCGATACGGATCGGCACGCCCGATCTGCGCATCACCTATGCGAACGGACCGGGCGAGGTTTTGTTCAGGGATGTGCTGATCCCGGTCACCGGCCCCGACAACCCGCGCCGCATCGCTGTGGGCGAGGCTTATCCGATGGAGGGCATGCCGCTCTTGCATCTGAAGGCACAGCTCGAAGACCCGGCCCATCCCGGCTGGCCCCACTGGTTCGACCTGTTCGGCCAGCGCGAAACAGGCATCGACCGGGGTGTGCGCTATCCGCATGCGCGCCTCGCCCTCAAAGCGGTGCGCGAAAATGTCGGTTTTCTGGTCTGTGGCCTGTCGCTGATGACCCGCGACATCGCGGAGGGGCGCATCGTTACCCCCTTCCCGCTGTCGCAATCCATTCCCGCGCCGCTGCCCTACCAGCTGACGGTCCGGCACGATTCCGGGAAACGCCCCCAGATCCAGAAATTCGTCTCCTGGCTGCGGGACGCCGCCGCGCAGACCCAGGCCGAAATCGACCGGATGACCAGCGCCTGA
- a CDS encoding methyltransferase domain-containing protein, whose product MSDKNQHYDDAFAGLLEEVWGEGYLSPGGPEEVARVLEGLDLSGKTALDIGCGTGAITLSLVADHGAARAVGIDVENHVCQEARARAEKAGYGDAVEIVHVAPGPFPFEDGTFDLVFSKDSIIHIADKEALARDIFRVLKPGGVFAASDWLTNQDGPMSPALQRYVDLEGLGFAMASPSRYAKALSDAGFTGVETRDRNPWYLGLAGDERAFLAGPERARLEVAYGAGLVAENIEIWDAMIAVLETGELCPHHLRGHKP is encoded by the coding sequence ATGTCAGACAAGAACCAGCATTACGACGACGCGTTTGCCGGGCTGCTCGAAGAGGTCTGGGGCGAGGGCTATCTTTCTCCTGGCGGCCCCGAGGAAGTGGCGCGCGTTCTGGAGGGGCTCGACCTCTCCGGCAAGACCGCCCTCGATATCGGCTGCGGCACCGGGGCGATCACCCTTTCACTCGTGGCCGATCACGGCGCGGCGCGCGCGGTGGGCATCGATGTCGAAAACCACGTCTGCCAGGAGGCCCGTGCACGGGCCGAAAAGGCTGGGTATGGCGACGCGGTCGAGATCGTCCATGTGGCACCCGGCCCCTTCCCTTTCGAGGATGGCACGTTCGATCTGGTCTTCTCCAAGGACTCGATCATTCACATCGCCGACAAGGAGGCGCTCGCGCGTGACATCTTCCGCGTGCTGAAGCCCGGTGGCGTGTTCGCCGCATCCGATTGGCTGACCAATCAGGATGGCCCGATGTCCCCCGCGCTCCAGCGCTATGTCGATCTCGAAGGTCTCGGCTTCGCCATGGCGTCGCCCTCCCGCTATGCCAAGGCGCTGAGTGACGCGGGCTTCACCGGCGTCGAGACCCGTGACCGCAACCCATGGTATCTGGGCCTTGCCGGGGACGAACGCGCGTTTCTCGCCGGGCCCGAACGTGCCCGTCTCGAAGTGGCCTATGGCGCCGGCCTGGTGGCGGAAAATATCGAGATCTGGGACGCGATGATCGCGGTGCTAGAAACCGGCGAGCTCTGCCCGCATCACCTGCGCGGACACAAACCTTAA
- a CDS encoding HNH endonuclease produces the protein MQGDFRTEFVRDPAALKQHPALVLNADYRPLSYYPLSLWTWQEAVKAAYLDRVDIVAEYDAMVHSPSIEIRIPSVIVLKDYVKPQKRVAFTRFNLFLRDEFRCQYCGAKGELTFDHVVPRAKGGITSWENVVAACSPCNLRKGAKSLHRTGMSLRKPPRAPGAEQLRNMGRKFPPNHLHESWMDFLYWDAELEA, from the coding sequence ATGCAAGGTGATTTCAGGACCGAGTTTGTCAGGGACCCCGCAGCGCTGAAGCAGCATCCGGCACTGGTGCTCAACGCGGATTACCGGCCCTTATCCTACTATCCTTTGTCCTTATGGACCTGGCAGGAGGCGGTGAAGGCGGCCTATCTCGACCGGGTGGATATCGTGGCGGAATATGACGCGATGGTGCATTCCCCGAGTATAGAGATCAGGATACCGTCGGTTATCGTCTTGAAAGATTACGTAAAACCTCAAAAGCGCGTGGCCTTCACGCGCTTTAATTTATTTCTGAGGGACGAGTTTCGCTGCCAGTATTGCGGGGCCAAGGGGGAGTTGACCTTTGACCATGTGGTGCCGCGCGCCAAGGGCGGGATCACGAGCTGGGAAAACGTTGTTGCCGCCTGTTCGCCCTGCAATCTCAGGAAAGGCGCGAAAAGCCTGCATCGCACGGGCATGTCCCTGCGCAAACCGCCCCGCGCGCCGGGGGCGGAGCAGCTGCGCAATATGGGGCGTAAATTCCCGCCGAACCACCTGCATGAAAGCTGGATGGACTTTCTCTATTGGGATGCCGAGCTGGAGGCGTGA